From Anabrus simplex isolate iqAnaSimp1 chromosome 11, ASM4041472v1, whole genome shotgun sequence, a single genomic window includes:
- the LOC137496910 gene encoding uncharacterized protein encodes MRFLVVLVISGAVLCAAEEKKDSKTEKRGIHGLGYGGGLELGGGHGLELSGGYGYGGLGGGHELGGSYGGSYGGSYGGGYGGGYGGGYGGGYGGGYGGGLELSGGLGGHHESHIKAITITKEVKVPVPHPYPVHVEKKVPVPVKVPVPVHVDRPYPVHVPKPYPVPVEKPVPYPVEKKVPYPVKVPVKVPVPAPYPVHVPKPYPVPVHKPVPVPVPHPVIVKKPVPVYVKGHDYGSSYGGSYGGGYSLGGHEGHEGLSLGSLGGSYGGGYSLGGHGGGLELSSYGGYHH; translated from the exons GTGGTGCTGGTGATATCGGGAGCGGTGCTATGCGCAGCGGAAGAGAAGAAAGACTCCAAGACTGAAAAGAGAGGTATCCATGGGCTTGGATACGGAGGAGGACTCGAATTAGGAGGAGGACATGGTTTGGAGCTGAGTGGTGGCTATGGATACGGAGGTCTTGGCGGCGGACACGAGCTTGGAGGTAGCTATGGAGGAAGTTACGGAGGAAGCTATGGAGGAGGCTatggaggaggttatggaggaggcTATGGAGGAGGCTATGGAGGAGGCTATGGAGGAGGACTGGAGTTGAGCGGTGGTCTTGGAGGTCACCACGAGAGTCATATCAAGGCCATCACTATCACTAAAGAAGTCAAGGTCCCTGTTCCTCATCCCTACCCAGTCCATGTTGAGAAGAAAGTCCCTGTACCTGTCAAGGTTCCCGTACCTGTCCATGTAGACAGGCCATACCCAGTTCATGTACCCAAACCATACCCAGTTCCCGTAGAGAAGCCAGTACCTTACCCAGTCGAGAAGAAGGTACCTTATCCTGTCAAGGTTCCAGTCAAGGTCCCTGTACCAGCACCATACCCAGTGCATGTTCCCAAGCCATACCCAGTCCCTGTCCACAAGCCAGTACCAGTACCGGTACCACATCCAGTGATCGTCAAGAAGCCCGTACCAGTGTACGTCAAGGGACACGACTACGGTAGCAGCTACGGAGGATCTTACGGCGGTGGCTACAGTCTTGGAGGCCATGAAG GCCATGAAGGTCTGAGTCTAGGCAGCCTTGGAGGATCTTACGGCGGTGGCTACAGTCTTGGAGGTCATGGTGGAGGTCTGGAGCTGAGCAGCTATGGAGGATATCACCACTAA